The genomic DNA AGAGGAGCGCACTCCCCTTTGCTGTTATGAAATTGGCATCGCTCTCATTTGCCACCGCCTTCGCGAGCATCGTCTTCCCGGTGCCTGGAGGTCCGTAGAGAAGTATTCCCTTCGGCGCGTTGATGCCCAGTCTCTTGAAGTTGCTCGCGTAGCGGAGCGGCCACTCTACGGCCTCTATGAGGAGCTGCTTTACATCCTCAAGGCCACCTATGTCATCCCATGTGACCTTCGGGACCTCAACCATTATCTCCCTCAGCGCAGAGGGCTGTATCTCCCTGAGGGCAGCCTCAAAATCCACTCTCTGGACGACGAGCCTGTCGAGGATCTCCTTGGGTATTGTCGGCTCATCCAGATCTATCTCCGGCAGGATCCTGCGCAGAGCGTTCATGGCGGCCTCTCTACACACAGCTGCTATGTCAGCGCCCACGAATCCATAGGTGAGTTCTGCGAACTCCTCGATGTTGACATCTTCTGCGAGAGGCATTCCTCTTGTATGTATCTGAAAGATCTCCTTTCGCCCCTCAAAATCCGGCACTCCGAGCTCAATCTCCCTGTCAAACCTTCCGGGCCTCCTGAGGGCGATATCCAGGGCCTCAGGTCTGTTGGTGGAGCCGATGACGAGAACGTTCTTCCTCTCCTTCAAACCGTCCATCAGCGAGAGGAGTTGTGCCACCACACGCCTCTCCACCTCTCCTGTGACCTCCCCGCGCTTCGGAGCTATCGAATCCAGTTCGTCCAGGAATATTATCGCAGGAGCGTTCTTCTCAGCCTCCTCGAATATGTCCCTCAGCGCCTTCTCCGACTCGCCGTAGTACTTGGACATTATCTCAGGCCCGTTAACAGAGATGAAGTAGGCATCGCTCTCATTCGCCACAGCCTTCGCGAGCATCGTCTTCCCGGTGCCTGGAGGTCCATAGAGGAGGATACCCTTAGGAGGATCTATGCCCAGCCGATCGAAGAGCTCCGGGTGCTTCAGCGGGAGCTCAATCATCTCCCTGACCTTGGTTATGGCGTTCTTCAGCCCTCCAACATCCTCGTAGCAGACAGACGGCACCGGGCGCTCTGAGACCTCTACTGCCTGAGGAAGAAGCTCGATCTCAGTGGCATCGGTTATCTTGACGATCCCTGACGGATTTGTGGAGATAACTCTGAGCTTGATCTCTCCCAAACCGAACGCCTGCGCTCCGAGGAAACCCCGAAAGATCTCCTCGAACATCGTCTCTCTGCCAAATGTATCTGATGGTGGTCTTCGCACACTTGTGGTCGAGATTATATCACCCTTGCATACCGGTCTTCCCTGGAATACCTTTGTGAGCACCTCGCTCGGAGCGAAGATCTGCATACCTTTCGTCACAGGGGCAAGAGTCACATGCTTTGCCTCAGACCACTCCGCCTTCCTCACCTCCACGTACTGACCTATGCTCGATCCGGCGTTCGATCTGATCAGACCGTCCATGCGTATGATATCCAGCCCCTGGTCTGCGCTGTAAGCACTCACAACCAGAGCTGCTGTTCTCCTATCCCCTGTTATCTCGATAACATCGAGCGGGCGTACGCCCATCCTCTTCATGAAGTCGTCGCTGACTCTGGCTATGCCCTTTCCCACATCTCTTTGATCTGCCTCTGCAACCTTCAGCCGCACAGATTCGCTCATAATCCAAAACCATCCCCTGAATATGGCACGCTTTTTCCGATCTCTGAATTCGAGAGCTCCAATCCCCCATGGGAATATGGTGGATTGATTCTTAAAAGTTTGCCTGCCATGGCCAAAAAATACAGCCCCGGCCACGAGATCCATATCCATGCACAGGAGGTATTCTCTTTTCGATGAGATATCAGGTCGTGTGGGTGTATCACTGAAATCAGGAACATACAACCCCGTGGAGGTAATACAATATTATGCCAAAGCATGCTGGCCTCTGAGAGCCTGTTCAGCTATTGGGGTGCACGACCAGATATCCTGATTTGATATGCTCCCCATCTGCTGGAGGAAACCCATCTGATAACCTTGCATAAAAGGCAAAGTCGATTGCATCTGATAGCAAAACTCACTTCTCCAACAATTCAACCACATAAACCAATAGACGCTCATATTTGCGTGGCAACTTGTAGGGCATGCGATGTGGTTGGTGATAGCATTCATCCATTCGACATGAACGCATAGCATGACCACTGCTCATTGGGGCAAGTCATCAAATGGATAAGAGCGACCAATAGAAATAGCAGATGAGGAGATCCGGTCAAATCTCCCCCAAGATATGATCACTGACCGCTTGTTATGACCTTTATCCCGACAGGAGTCTTCGCTATGCTCCCCATCTTTGCCCCTATAAGATAGTCCAAGCCCTTTTCAGCCGCGATATCCAGAAGCCTCTGAGTTATCACTCCATCAAATATCACACCATGAACGCTGCCGTTTGACTCCTTCAGCTCTCTGGCAAGGTCCCTCACAGCCACGTCCCTTATCGGGTTGTTGTTCCTGTCAAAGAGTCTTGCAGTGAGCGTTCCGTCGAGCTCTTCGACATGATGCTTGAACCACTCCTCGGGCTCTTGACCCTCGATCTCCGGCTCCTCGTAATGCTCATGAACCTCTTTCTGATGCACCCTGGTTTGAATCTCATGTGGTGGTGCTATCTCAGCATGGTGTGCTATGGGAACCACCTGGGCGACGGTCCTGACAGAGACAGGCCTCTCTCTTATCAGGCTCTTGCGCTTTGTCACAATCTCCCGCTTCTTCCTCGTGAACGGCTTGATCTTGTACATATCCATGACCTGCTCGACAGGGATCTTCTGACGGAGTGCGCGTATGATCTCCTTCTGGGTCAGCTCCTCCACGCACTTGCCCTCAGGCGCACGTGCGACATAATCTATATCCGCGACCTGCAGGAGCTCCTTGACAATGAGCTCACCACCGCGATCGCCATCTGTAAATGCTGTGGCGATCTTCTTCGAGCAGAGCTCTGTGATTGTGGGAGGGATGTTCGTCCCCCCAACAGCAACAGCGTTCTTTATGCCATACTTCAGAAGGTTCAGGACATCAGCCCGGCCCTCCACAACAAGAATCGCATCCGAATCCAGAACGTTCGGGCCCGCCGGCAGGTTGTCCTTGCCTATGTAGGTGATTTCCTCCACCCGCACAGACTGCTTAATCTCCTCGGTGATCTGCTCCGTCTCCAGGAGGTTCTCATCGAACATCTCCACCAGTATTCTCTTCGCCCTGTCGATGATGTACTTCCTCTTCGCAGCTCTGACATCCTCTATCTTTGTAACATGTATCCTGGCCATGCAGGGCCCAACCCGGTCTATGGTCTCAAGCGCTGCAGCCAGGATCGCAGTTTCAACCTTATCGAAGCTTGATGGTATGGAGATTGTGCCCATCGACTTTCCGCCACTTGATGATATCTGGACGTCTATCCTGCCAAGCCTTCCCGTCTTCTGAAGATCCCTTAGATCGAGGTCGCTGCCCAGCAGCCCCTCCGTCTGGCCGAATATTGCTCCCACGACATCCGGCCGCTCAACTATGCCGTCTGCAGTGATATCAGCATAAATTATATATTTTGTTGTGTCAACACTCTGCATATAAGACACCCCAAATTTTAAAATAGTCAGATAAAAGCCACGCTGACCTCCATTGCTCGACAGGGAGACCTACCCACACTGTATCGGCGTCACCCAACTGCCCCACATTCACAGCCATTCAGCCAAAATACCCTTCAGGTGCCCTTCCTATCGAGCTGTAATGATCATGAACGTGCATTTATCCAACTATTCACATGCTTATTTATCAGCTTTATGGATCGTGTGATAACTGCCCACTGTGGTCCTACCGAGCTCTCATGCGAGATACAATGCTCTTACAATAGCTCCCACGCGAGCATCTATCGACATATAAGGGGGAAAACTAGTTTAATAACTTTTTGGTACTACCATCTCGACATATATTTTATAATATCAGTATAATAAAAACAAACCCCTATCTGTATGCAATACTTTCACCTCTGCTCCAGATTCTAGGTTCATCCCGGCCGGGCGAATCGCGAGCACAGTTCGGTAGCTCTCCGGATCCAGGACCTCAACCACACTCTCATCGACGGAGACCACCACGCTCTTCCTGGCCCTCGAGCTATCTCCTATGATCTCCGCAGCATCTGCCTCCTCTTCAGATATGAAGAAACGCTCTCCTTTGTCAAGAGAGATGACAGCAGTCCTCCTTCCCTCAAACCCCACAACCTCCATCACAGTGCCCTTCGAGTATATCACATCGCCCTTCCTGAGCCTGGGCAGGCGCACGAGCATGGTAGTTCTGAAGACGTCCTTCCCGTCCCTGCATCCCACGAGCTTCACGGATTCCTGGATCCTGCCACCGAACCTCTGTGCGATGGTTTTTGCGATATGTCTTCCAAGCTGCGTGGAGCCCACAATGATGTCAATACCGCCCCTGACATCCTTTATATCCTGGATGAATGCAAGCCGATCGCCCTTTTTGTATCCAGCTGCCGCGAGGCTCTGGGCGATCTCCCTGGCCTCTGAGAGATCGCTCTCATCGGGCGGCCTGTCCCTTCTCCTGACCTGAACTATGCCCTCGAAGTACCTGCCGGCGATCCTGCTGCATCTGTCGCATGTGCGCCTTGATACCCTGACCCTGACCTGACAGTCCGCATGCACTATGGTGCCCCTGAACATTCCGCTCAAACGGATATCTGCCACGAACCTCGTCGCTCCCCTCTGATGCAGGAGGATCTCCAGCTCCACATCCTCGAGCTCGCGGTGGACAGAGATCTCCTTGAAGAGAGCATTTCTTATTAGCTCATCCAGATCTGAATCTGACTGCCTCCACCGCCCCCTGTCCAGGATCGAACCGCAGACCGGGCATATGACGATCTCGATCTGATCCGGGCAGATCATGAACTCTGTAGTCTCCAGGATGCAGGAGAGGCAGAGCCCGTCGTCAGATGCCCCACCGCATCTGGGACATATGCTCCTCACATTCGCACCATCTGGGCACACGGTACCCCATCGATACGCAGAACGTTCTCGCGATCGACGTATTCGAATGCTATAGCCCATGCGACAGCTCTCTCGCCAACGAAGTTCGCTATGGTCGCCTCCTCGAGAGCCATCTCGAGCATCGCCGCCGATGCCAGTTCCTGGCCGAAAAAGCTCACGCTCACCTCGAGCTGGAGCTCTTTCTCCGTGAACCGCTGTCCGAGCAGCTCGCTATCGCACACTGCCACCAGGACCTCCCCGCCGATCGTGTACGTCCTGAGACACATCGACATCTCATTGTAATCGCCTGGTGCACCATCATCTCCCATCATGCTATCCTTTTATGTGTCATGCTGGTTTATATCTCCTCCTGACCGCCAGGCATCTCCAGGTGAACAAATCCATGGTTTGTGACAGTAGTATTCAGGACAATATCAAGCGAGCCGCCCGGGCTGGATGCATTTCTGGTGAAGCTCCTAGACTCACCTGGGCAGAGCCGAAACACCTCGCCCATGTGTGCCATATGCACACAGCCAGCCTCGATGCCCAGGATCCCAAACCGATCCGTCTCGTTCGTCTCCATTGCCGGCACCTCTGCGGTGTACGGCAGCCTCACCGCATTGAGCATGCTGCTCGCACCTCCGCCGAGATCTCCGGAGAGCGAGATGCCGGTTCCAAGTACAAGATCCGCATCCTCCACTCCATCAATGGGGACCATCGATCTCAGCATGCCATCATCCAGCGAGTACGTTGGAAAATCTATCATGATACGCGGACCTGGCCCTGTTCTGGCGATGCCGTGCTCAACCGTCCAGATCTCGAGAAAGATTTGCTCCCCAGATGTACCTCCTGTACCCTTTTCACCTCCATCGATCCTGAGCACCCC from Methanothrix thermoacetophila PT includes the following:
- a CDS encoding CDC48 family AAA ATPase: MSESVRLKVAEADQRDVGKGIARVSDDFMKRMGVRPLDVIEITGDRRTAALVVSAYSADQGLDIIRMDGLIRSNAGSSIGQYVEVRKAEWSEAKHVTLAPVTKGMQIFAPSEVLTKVFQGRPVCKGDIISTTSVRRPPSDTFGRETMFEEIFRGFLGAQAFGLGEIKLRVISTNPSGIVKITDATEIELLPQAVEVSERPVPSVCYEDVGGLKNAITKVREMIELPLKHPELFDRLGIDPPKGILLYGPPGTGKTMLAKAVANESDAYFISVNGPEIMSKYYGESEKALRDIFEEAEKNAPAIIFLDELDSIAPKRGEVTGEVERRVVAQLLSLMDGLKERKNVLVIGSTNRPEALDIALRRPGRFDREIELGVPDFEGRKEIFQIHTRGMPLAEDVNIEEFAELTYGFVGADIAAVCREAAMNALRRILPEIDLDEPTIPKEILDRLVVQRVDFEAALREIQPSALREIMVEVPKVTWDDIGGLEDVKQLLIEAVEWPLRYASNFKRLGINAPKGILLYGPPGTGKTMLAKAVANESDANFITAKGSALLSKWYGESEKRVAEIFRKARQVAPAVIFLDELDALVPVRGGAVGEPHVTERIVNQLLSELDGLEELHGVVVIGATNRPDIVDPALLRPGRFDELILVPVPDKPSRKKIFEVHTRNMPLAPDVDIDALVELTEHYTGADIAAICRKAGRLALRESMSSEHVRERHFLAAIREIGPSVTPDTMKYYVRLAESLRKKASREIERGDMYV
- the dnaG gene encoding DNA primase DnaG, with the translated sequence MQSVDTTKYIIYADITADGIVERPDVVGAIFGQTEGLLGSDLDLRDLQKTGRLGRIDVQISSSGGKSMGTISIPSSFDKVETAILAAALETIDRVGPCMARIHVTKIEDVRAAKRKYIIDRAKRILVEMFDENLLETEQITEEIKQSVRVEEITYIGKDNLPAGPNVLDSDAILVVEGRADVLNLLKYGIKNAVAVGGTNIPPTITELCSKKIATAFTDGDRGGELIVKELLQVADIDYVARAPEGKCVEELTQKEIIRALRQKIPVEQVMDMYKIKPFTRKKREIVTKRKSLIRERPVSVRTVAQVVPIAHHAEIAPPHEIQTRVHQKEVHEHYEEPEIEGQEPEEWFKHHVEELDGTLTARLFDRNNNPIRDVAVRDLARELKESNGSVHGVIFDGVITQRLLDIAAEKGLDYLIGAKMGSIAKTPVGIKVITSGQ
- a CDS encoding 60S ribosomal export protein NMD3 — its product is MRSICPRCGGASDDGLCLSCILETTEFMICPDQIEIVICPVCGSILDRGRWRQSDSDLDELIRNALFKEISVHRELEDVELEILLHQRGATRFVADIRLSGMFRGTIVHADCQVRVRVSRRTCDRCSRIAGRYFEGIVQVRRRDRPPDESDLSEAREIAQSLAAAGYKKGDRLAFIQDIKDVRGGIDIIVGSTQLGRHIAKTIAQRFGGRIQESVKLVGCRDGKDVFRTTMLVRLPRLRKGDVIYSKGTVMEVVGFEGRRTAVISLDKGERFFISEEEADAAEIIGDSSRARKSVVVSVDESVVEVLDPESYRTVLAIRPAGMNLESGAEVKVLHTDRGLFLLY
- a CDS encoding DUF424 domain-containing protein; amino-acid sequence: MMGDDGAPGDYNEMSMCLRTYTIGGEVLVAVCDSELLGQRFTEKELQLEVSVSFFGQELASAAMLEMALEEATIANFVGERAVAWAIAFEYVDRENVLRIDGVPCAQMVRM